From Nicotiana tabacum cultivar K326 chromosome 22, ASM71507v2, whole genome shotgun sequence, one genomic window encodes:
- the LOC107823662 gene encoding scarecrow-like protein 3, whose protein sequence is MLQDDGSSSVTSSSPLQNFPMMSLSPTFNSPYNWLKELKSEERGLYLIHLLLTCANHVAAGNLENANIALDQISQLASPNGDTMQRIASYFAEALADRILRSWPGIYKALHSTKLSIVSEDILVKKMFFEYFPFMKVASLITNQAIIEAMEGEKMVHIVDLNASEPLQWRALLQDLSARPEGPPHLRITGVHQQKEVLEQIAHVLTEEAEKLDIPFQFHQVVSKLENLDVEKLRVKTGEALAISSVMQLHTLLAHEDEHQKKSPLGLKHMNGLHLQRALLNQNTLGDLLEKETANVFSPGNESASSSPLSPTASAKMDGFLHALWGLSPKVMVVTEQDSNHNGTTLMERLSESLYFYAALFDCLEFTLQRTSLERLKVEKMLFGEEIKNIVACEGVERKERHEKLDKWFQRFDGAGFKNVPLSYYAMLQARRLLQSYSCEGYKIKEENGCVVICWQDRALFSVSAWRCRR, encoded by the coding sequence ATGTTACAAGATGATGGTTCATCATCAGTGACCTCATCATCACCTCTTCAGAATTTTCCAATGATGTCACTTTCACCTACTTTTAATTCACCGTACAATtggctcaaggagttgaaatctGAGGAAAGAGGTTTATATCTAATTCACCTTTTGCTCACTTGTGCTAACCATGTAGCTGCTGGCAATCTTGAGAATGCTAACATTGCACTTGACCAAATCTCTCAATTAGCTTCTCCTAATGGAGATACAATGCAACGAATCGCCTCGTATTTCGCTGAGGCGCTTGCTGATAGGATACTGAGATCTTGGCCTGGTATTTATAAGGCCTTGCATTCGACTAAGTTGTCGATTGTATCAGAAGACATACTGGTCAAGAAAATGTTTTTCGAGTACTTTCCGTTCATGAAAGTAGCTTCTTTGATCACGAATCAAGCGATCATCGAAGCTATGGAAGGAGAAAAGATGGTTCATATTGTTGATCTCAATGCTTCTGAACCCCTTCAGTGGCGCGCGCTGCTTCAGGATTTGAGCGCGCGCCCTGAAGGACCGCCCCATTTGCGGATTACGGGGGTTCATCAGCAAAAGGAAGTGTTAGAGCAAATAGCACATGTTCTAACAGAAGAAGCTGAAAAGTTGGATATCCCTTTTCAGTTCCATCAAGTAGTTAGCAAATTGGAAAATCTTGATGTTGAAAAACTACGAGTTAAAACCGGGGAGGCATTGGCGATTAGTTCAGTTATGCAATTGCACACTCTTCTTGCACATGAAGATGAACACCAAAAGAAATCTCCTTTGGGTCTCAAGCATATGAATGGCCTTCATTTGCAAAGGGCATTACTCAACCAAAATACTTTAGGGGACTTGCTCGAAAAGGAAACAGCTAATGTTTTTAGTCCGGGAAATGAATCGGCATCTTCATCTCCGCTATCTCCGACTGCATCAGCAAAGATGGACGGATTCCTCCACGCGTTATGGGGTTTGTCTCCAAAGGTCATGGTGGTCACAGAACAAGATTCGAACCACAATGGAACGACCCTTATGGAAAGGCTATCCGAGTCATTGTATTTTTACGCTGCATTATTCGATTGTCTTGAGTTCACACTACAGAGAACGTCATTAGAGCGATTAAAGGTTGAGAAAATGCTATTCGGCGAGGAGATCAAGAATATCGTAGCGTGTGAGGGAGTCGAGCGGAAGGAAAGGCACGAAAAACTGGATAAGTGGTTTCAAAGATTCGATGGAGCCGGTTTCAAGAATGTGCCTCTGAGTTATTATGCAATGTTGCAGGCAAGGAGATTGTTGCAGAGTTATAGTTGTGAAGGatacaagattaaagaagagaatGGTTGCGTGGTAATTTGTTGGCAAGATCGCGCTCTTTTTTCAGTATCTGCTTGGAGATGTAGGAGGTGA